The Neobacillus sp. PS3-34 genome has a window encoding:
- a CDS encoding ABC transporter permease subunit: MRKRKKNLIVDLRNQWQLQSMIIPGIIFMIVFSYIPMYGVLIAFKHYTALDTFSTAPWVGLDNFKIIVTDQYFWDAMVNTLGISALKLAIGFLTPIILAILIYELHDGPFKRIMQTISYLPHFLSWIVLGGMLITWFSTTGLFNQLFMAVGLMDKPQNFLLDEDKYWWIAVLSDVWKEVGWGTILYLAVMSKIDPTYYEAAKIDGATRFKQIWHITIPMMKNIINLNLILAISGIFGSNLDQTLVLMNSQNQAKAEVLSSYVYRIGMTQGDFSYATAVDLGMSIVSVILLLTSHKVTKKLNDNESVL; the protein is encoded by the coding sequence ATGCGAAAAAGAAAGAAAAACCTTATTGTAGACTTGAGAAATCAATGGCAGCTTCAATCAATGATTATCCCTGGGATTATTTTTATGATTGTTTTCAGTTACATTCCCATGTATGGCGTGTTGATTGCATTTAAGCACTATACGGCCTTAGACACCTTTAGTACAGCACCATGGGTTGGCCTTGATAATTTTAAAATTATCGTTACCGATCAATATTTTTGGGATGCAATGGTGAATACATTAGGGATTAGTGCTTTAAAACTAGCCATTGGATTTTTGACTCCCATTATTTTAGCCATTTTGATTTATGAATTACACGACGGGCCATTCAAAAGAATCATGCAGACCATTTCCTATTTGCCCCATTTTTTATCCTGGATTGTTTTAGGCGGTATGTTAATAACTTGGTTTTCCACAACAGGTTTATTTAATCAATTGTTCATGGCCGTGGGATTAATGGACAAGCCTCAGAACTTTCTGCTGGATGAAGATAAATATTGGTGGATTGCTGTTTTATCAGATGTCTGGAAGGAAGTTGGATGGGGAACGATTTTATATTTGGCGGTTATGTCGAAAATAGATCCTACATACTATGAAGCTGCTAAGATTGATGGGGCTACTCGCTTCAAGCAGATTTGGCATATTACCATTCCTATGATGAAAAATATTATTAATTTAAATCTTATTTTAGCAATAAGCGGGATTTTTGGGTCAAATCTAGACCAAACCTTAGTCTTAATGAACTCACAAAACCAGGCGAAAGCAGAAGTTCTTAGCTCCTATGTTTACCGAATCGGGATGACACAAGGAGATTTCTCATATGCAACAGCCGTTGACCTGGGGATGTCAATTGTTTCAGTTATTCTCTTACTTACTTCACATAAAGTAACCAAGAAACTAAATGATAATGAATCAGTTTTATAG
- a CDS encoding LacI family DNA-binding transcriptional regulator: MGKVTIKDVAREAGVSISTVSNALNGVDVLNPATKAHILAVADRLNYVPNLNGKLLKSGESKMLGFFTTSVSGPYFYELVEAMARECEKLGYGLNVFITKDKQVILSNILGRRVDGVIIFEELMIDEKDVAAMEKEQVHAVFLDRVIEKPTMGSVIFDSYVAGYEATKYLISLGHKKIAYISGVDTMYDSVQRKEGYLAALKEYQLEINEDYILQGYFEEASTYNAVKSFMHFYPGKLPDAFLAGNDVSAMGCIKALKSEGYQIPEDISVMGFDDIELAQYFSPPLTTVKNQIARQGILAIDHLVQMIQKKENGKIRKLPGEIIIRHSSNVKIGRTVRL; this comes from the coding sequence ATGGGTAAAGTAACAATTAAAGATGTGGCTAGAGAAGCAGGAGTTTCGATTTCTACAGTCTCTAATGCACTAAATGGTGTGGATGTTTTGAACCCGGCAACAAAAGCTCATATTTTAGCCGTTGCTGACCGTTTAAACTATGTTCCTAACCTTAATGGTAAGCTATTAAAATCAGGCGAAAGTAAGATGCTGGGCTTTTTTACCACAAGTGTAAGCGGTCCCTATTTTTATGAATTGGTTGAAGCAATGGCCCGCGAGTGTGAAAAATTAGGGTATGGGTTGAATGTATTCATTACGAAAGATAAACAAGTCATTTTAAGTAATATCTTAGGACGACGTGTGGATGGTGTCATCATCTTCGAGGAATTGATGATTGATGAGAAAGATGTTGCAGCTATGGAAAAAGAACAGGTTCATGCGGTTTTTCTGGATCGAGTGATCGAGAAACCAACAATGGGCAGTGTCATCTTTGATTCCTATGTTGCAGGCTATGAAGCTACTAAATACTTAATTAGTCTAGGCCACAAAAAAATTGCCTATATTTCTGGTGTGGATACAATGTATGACAGTGTTCAGCGAAAAGAAGGATATTTGGCAGCATTAAAAGAGTATCAACTAGAGATTAATGAAGACTATATTCTTCAAGGTTATTTTGAAGAAGCAAGTACATACAATGCTGTGAAATCATTTATGCATTTTTATCCTGGAAAACTGCCAGACGCTTTTTTAGCAGGGAATGATGTTAGTGCAATGGGATGTATCAAGGCATTAAAATCTGAAGGCTATCAGATTCCAGAAGATATTAGTGTGATGGGATTTGACGATATTGAGCTTGCGCAATACTTTTCGCCTCCTCTTACAACGGTGAAAAATCAAATTGCCAGACAAGGAATTCTCGCAATTGACCATCTCGTTCAAATGATTCAAAAGAAAGAAAATGGTAAGATCCGCAAATTGCCAGGTGAAATTATCATTCGTCATTCGAGTAATGTGAAAATAGGTAGGACGGTTCGCTTGTAA
- a CDS encoding Gfo/Idh/MocA family oxidoreductase, with protein sequence MIRVAILSFWHVHAKDYANDAINHPDTEITAVWDELPSRGREAANQLGVPFIKDLDELMQNPDIDAVIVTTPTNMHHDVMVKAAKAGKHIFTEKVIAPTIKEANEIIAAVQETGIKLTVSLPRLNDSYTFAVQNVIREGLLGELTFVRVRVAHNGAIAGWLPEHFYNLEQCGGGALIDLGCHPVYLTRLFLGMPESVSASYGYITGKEVEDNAIAVFRYANGSIGIAETSFVNSHSPFTIEVHGTEGTLMYGTPEPKMLIRSTKNNASTWEEITLPPSRESAFCQWIDHIQNGTVAEENITLALDLTKLMEASNLSVKEQRSILIREQ encoded by the coding sequence ATGATTCGTGTAGCTATTTTAAGCTTCTGGCATGTACATGCCAAAGATTATGCCAATGACGCTATAAATCATCCAGATACGGAAATTACTGCTGTATGGGATGAGCTTCCGTCACGCGGCAGAGAGGCAGCAAATCAGTTAGGTGTTCCTTTCATAAAAGATCTGGATGAACTGATGCAGAATCCAGACATTGATGCCGTTATTGTGACGACGCCAACCAATATGCATCATGATGTCATGGTCAAAGCTGCGAAGGCAGGTAAGCACATATTTACCGAGAAAGTGATCGCACCTACTATTAAAGAAGCAAATGAGATTATAGCTGCCGTTCAGGAAACAGGAATTAAATTAACCGTTTCACTTCCCAGACTCAATGACAGTTATACTTTTGCGGTTCAAAATGTGATTCGCGAGGGTCTGCTGGGGGAACTAACATTTGTACGTGTTCGTGTAGCGCATAATGGCGCGATTGCGGGGTGGCTTCCTGAGCACTTCTATAATTTAGAACAATGCGGTGGCGGAGCGCTTATTGACCTGGGTTGTCATCCGGTTTATCTCACTAGACTGTTTTTGGGCATGCCGGAAAGTGTAAGCGCTAGCTACGGCTATATTACTGGAAAAGAAGTGGAGGATAATGCCATAGCTGTTTTCCGCTATGCCAATGGCTCGATAGGGATTGCAGAAACTAGCTTTGTCAACAGCCACTCTCCTTTTACGATTGAAGTTCATGGTACTGAGGGCACCTTGATGTATGGTACGCCAGAACCCAAAATGCTTATCCGCAGCACTAAAAATAATGCGTCCACGTGGGAAGAAATCACTCTGCCACCTTCACGGGAATCTGCCTTCTGTCAATGGATAGACCACATTCAGAATGGGACGGTAGCAGAGGAGAATATTACATTGGCTTTGGATTTGACAAAGCTAATGGAAGCCTCCAACCTATCCGTCAAGGAACAACGATCCATTTTAATCAGAGAACAATAA
- a CDS encoding phytanoyl-CoA dioxygenase family protein: MAIPLPVFSLVLNIPLVYVTEENGPLEVWLGGTHQNPDRTNHDTLNNSVNPHLHIVRAAEHMHSEEVFMSAGSILIRDIRMWHRGTPNRSNDRRTNLAMTFNRSWYAAGSSIPIPQETYDKLPKKAQELYRMERIGSPIKVPWECSI, translated from the coding sequence TTGGCCATTCCTCTGCCAGTTTTCAGTCTGGTTTTAAACATCCCATTAGTGTATGTTACCGAAGAGAATGGACCGCTCGAAGTCTGGCTTGGTGGAACACACCAAAATCCGGATCGCACTAATCATGATACATTGAATAATTCGGTTAATCCGCATTTGCACATTGTGCGCGCGGCTGAACATATGCATTCAGAGGAAGTTTTTATGTCGGCAGGTTCTATTCTAATCCGTGATATTCGAATGTGGCATCGTGGCACACCGAATCGTTCAAATGATCGGAGGACCAATCTTGCGATGACTTTCAACCGAAGTTGGTATGCAGCAGGATCCTCCATCCCAATTCCGCAAGAAACTTATGATAAGCTGCCAAAGAAAGCTCAAGAACTTTATAGAATGGAGAGAATTGGAAGCCCTATTAAAGTGCCTTGGGAATGTTCAATCTGA
- a CDS encoding DUF4091 domain-containing protein, whose amino-acid sequence MKFETRLISPLEKVFPDEDLKAACYYRTTALINEYVSFQLAVKAMELTHNLTVEINSEIKDRVEIGHVGLVPSNMPNYRDHDGYLLRTTPGLYPDPILPGNKIHAVHEQWNSFWVYVNTKGLEKGKYEIGLDVVHENKTVSTEVFTLDLLNVEMADHGLKRTEWFYFDCIADLHNVVMLSEEHFKLIENYIENYVEHEINMILTPLFSPALEMHVGGDRPTVQLVRIMKDSGVYSFDFKLLDRFMTMCLEKGMKYFEMTHLFSQWGAEYAPKIYADVDGVETKIFGWHTRADSDDYKEFLKAFLKSLQEFLQEKGWEELCHFHISDEPNTSNIEHYSVARNIIKEIGFNAPVFDALSDYDFYERGLVDVPVASTEHIPKFIENNVENLWAYYCCCEYKEGLSNRFMNMPGLRTRVIGLQLYKAGVKGFLHWGYNHWYGHKCLNMDINPYLNTDADRGFPSGDAFLVYPGKNGHVSSIRLKLMQQAFQDIAACVALEKLAGREAVVAIIDEAMTVDFMHYPHDDQWLLSVREKINISISNLVVKDTSKSVFR is encoded by the coding sequence ATGAAGTTCGAAACGAGATTAATTAGCCCACTTGAAAAAGTTTTTCCAGATGAAGATTTGAAAGCAGCCTGCTATTACCGCACGACAGCTTTAATTAATGAGTATGTTTCGTTCCAACTAGCAGTAAAAGCAATGGAGCTTACACACAATTTAACGGTAGAAATAAATTCAGAAATCAAAGACCGTGTGGAAATTGGACATGTCGGGCTCGTACCTTCTAACATGCCTAACTATCGTGATCATGATGGCTATCTTTTGCGCACAACACCTGGGCTTTATCCGGATCCAATTTTACCAGGGAATAAAATCCATGCTGTTCATGAACAGTGGAATAGTTTCTGGGTTTATGTAAACACAAAGGGTTTAGAAAAAGGAAAGTATGAGATTGGACTAGATGTAGTTCACGAGAACAAAACGGTTTCAACTGAAGTGTTCACCCTCGACTTACTGAACGTAGAAATGGCTGATCATGGGCTAAAGCGTACTGAATGGTTTTATTTTGATTGCATCGCGGATCTTCACAACGTAGTAATGCTTTCTGAGGAACATTTCAAACTTATTGAAAATTACATTGAAAATTATGTAGAGCACGAAATTAATATGATTCTAACACCGCTTTTCTCACCTGCACTTGAAATGCATGTTGGTGGAGATCGTCCAACAGTACAGTTGGTTCGAATCATGAAAGATTCAGGTGTGTATTCTTTTGATTTTAAATTACTCGATCGTTTTATGACGATGTGCTTAGAAAAAGGTATGAAATATTTTGAAATGACTCATTTGTTCTCTCAATGGGGAGCTGAATATGCACCGAAAATCTATGCGGATGTGGATGGCGTAGAAACGAAGATTTTTGGGTGGCATACCCGTGCAGACTCAGACGACTATAAAGAGTTTTTGAAGGCATTCCTAAAATCGCTTCAAGAATTTTTACAAGAAAAAGGGTGGGAAGAACTATGCCACTTCCATATCTCTGATGAGCCGAATACGAGCAATATCGAGCACTATAGCGTTGCGCGAAACATCATCAAGGAGATTGGGTTCAATGCGCCGGTATTCGATGCGTTATCGGATTATGACTTTTATGAAAGAGGTCTAGTGGATGTACCAGTAGCTTCAACGGAGCATATCCCAAAATTCATTGAGAACAATGTGGAAAATCTCTGGGCGTACTATTGTTGTTGTGAGTATAAAGAAGGCTTATCGAATCGTTTCATGAATATGCCGGGTCTTCGCACTCGAGTCATTGGCCTTCAATTATACAAAGCAGGTGTAAAAGGATTCTTACATTGGGGTTATAACCATTGGTACGGTCACAAGTGCTTAAATATGGATATAAATCCTTATTTAAATACAGACGCTGACCGTGGCTTTCCATCTGGGGACGCATTCTTAGTCTATCCAGGGAAGAATGGGCATGTAAGTTCCATACGGTTAAAGCTGATGCAACAGGCGTTTCAAGACATCGCAGCCTGTGTGGCGCTTGAAAAGCTAGCAGGGCGGGAAGCAGTGGTGGCCATTATTGATGAAGCCATGACTGTTGACTTTATGCATTATCCTCATGACGACCAATGGCTGCTTTCCGTCAGAGAGAAAATCAATATTTCAATCAGTAACCTAGTGGTAAAAGACACGAGTAAGTCAGTTTTCCGATAA
- a CDS encoding endonuclease/exonuclease/phosphatase family protein, translated as MKIMTFNVRVNVPVDGENAWPNRIGKVAQVINQENPIIIGMQELNKKMINDIKDEIPNYQWIGKPRRKDDEYSPILFRTDRIELLDTGTFWLSETPFVEGSSSWDSAYPRICTWGEFSLKEDPHHKFRIFNTHLDHESEDARTNGVRVIWEMISQLNEKEELPVMLMGDFNDYPNSDSIQFWENEAQLINAFSIMTTEEHLRNTFHDFKGGYEGEPIDYIFTSPNMKLVEAEIITTKINELYPSDHYPLTLVVDLPN; from the coding sequence ATGAAGATCATGACTTTTAATGTAAGAGTAAACGTCCCAGTTGATGGTGAAAATGCATGGCCAAATCGGATTGGGAAAGTGGCTCAAGTCATTAATCAGGAAAATCCTATCATTATCGGGATGCAAGAATTAAATAAAAAGATGATAAATGATATAAAAGATGAAATCCCCAACTACCAGTGGATCGGAAAACCAAGGCGGAAAGATGATGAATATTCCCCCATTCTTTTTCGTACAGATAGGATTGAATTACTTGATACGGGAACCTTTTGGTTATCTGAAACTCCTTTCGTTGAAGGAAGCAGCAGTTGGGATTCAGCTTATCCTCGCATCTGTACATGGGGAGAATTTTCATTAAAAGAAGATCCTCATCATAAGTTTCGTATATTTAATACTCACTTAGATCATGAGAGTGAGGATGCTCGTACCAATGGTGTGCGAGTTATTTGGGAAATGATAAGTCAACTAAATGAAAAAGAAGAATTACCCGTTATGTTAATGGGAGATTTTAATGATTATCCTAACAGTGATTCAATTCAATTTTGGGAAAATGAAGCTCAACTGATAAACGCATTTTCGATCATGACAACAGAAGAACATCTAAGAAACACATTCCATGATTTTAAAGGTGGATATGAGGGAGAACCTATAGATTATATTTTCACTTCCCCAAATATGAAACTAGTAGAAGCAGAAATAATAACAACAAAGATAAATGAATTATATCCCTCTGATCATTACCCACTGACATTAGTAGTAGATTTACCTAATTAG
- a CDS encoding ROK family protein, whose protein sequence is MTFSLGIDIGGTKIAGALVDNKGECYFRTELPSTPNDREKMFQQVVSVISSVLDQANYKIEDIKGIGIGVPGKVDQENGIAVFQNNLPWENFPIVKRLRQHFSTTICFDNDVYMAAYGEWYQLGKKQKETFVYKTISTGISCCTIQNGEFIRGAGFAGEIGLSIVTKTTLQSKYKNNGCLEAVAAGPAIQRMANDKLKQKFGMNGTNLTVSSTTQDVIELYRKNDPISVEVMNEVFKHMATGIYTITCLLDPHKLVIGGGVIDNNPDLLGFIKRDLKKILTPEQIGILDRIYPSSLKGNAGLIGAGLRLH, encoded by the coding sequence ATGACATTCTCTTTAGGGATAGATATTGGCGGAACAAAGATCGCTGGCGCTTTAGTAGATAATAAAGGAGAATGCTATTTTCGTACAGAGCTGCCAAGCACTCCGAATGATAGAGAAAAAATGTTTCAACAAGTTGTAAGTGTAATTTCTAGTGTCCTGGACCAAGCAAATTACAAGATTGAGGATATTAAAGGAATTGGAATTGGTGTACCAGGAAAGGTTGATCAAGAGAATGGTATTGCCGTTTTTCAAAACAATTTGCCATGGGAAAATTTCCCGATAGTCAAGAGACTTAGACAACACTTTTCAACTACTATTTGTTTTGATAACGATGTCTACATGGCTGCTTATGGAGAGTGGTACCAATTAGGAAAAAAACAAAAGGAAACCTTTGTTTATAAAACGATTAGTACTGGGATTTCTTGTTGTACGATTCAAAATGGAGAATTTATACGTGGAGCAGGTTTTGCAGGAGAAATTGGGCTATCCATCGTCACAAAAACAACTTTACAAAGTAAGTATAAAAACAATGGATGCTTAGAAGCTGTCGCGGCAGGTCCTGCCATTCAAAGGATGGCAAATGATAAATTGAAACAAAAATTTGGCATGAATGGTACAAATCTTACCGTTTCATCTACCACACAAGATGTCATAGAGTTATATCGAAAAAATGACCCAATTTCTGTCGAGGTTATGAATGAGGTTTTTAAACACATGGCGACCGGAATATATACCATTACATGTTTATTGGATCCACATAAACTTGTTATTGGCGGTGGAGTCATCGACAATAATCCAGATCTTCTGGGGTTCATTAAAAGGGATCTAAAAAAAATCCTTACCCCTGAACAAATTGGAATTCTGGATAGGATTTATCCAAGTTCACTAAAAGGAAATGCAGGTTTAATCGGTGCCGGCCTCCGGTTACATTAG
- a CDS encoding SIS domain-containing protein, translated as MSNLYTFDEIISQPTALEKTYKILNQFEVQADKEDLIYLFTGCGTSYYLAISASRYFQAVTGKVALAIPASEIFMFSNQVFAPGKKYKLIAISRSGTTSEIIQALKHIEGNEQVTTLAVTCNGDTDMVRLSNESISLDHINEKSVVMTQSFTNMLYALQLFSATISGDKEIWSELERIPALMEKVISEVDVLKQVAENEEFESFIFLGAGVYNGLAREATLKLKEMTQTQCESYSNLEFRHGPISIVNEKTAAIIFTMNDTKNLDGALIQDIRNFGGYTIAIGDIENEDFADKVVNIRSGLSDLNKTVLLMPVLQMLAYYRAIKLGLDPDNPKNLTQVVNVSLT; from the coding sequence ATGAGTAATCTTTATACTTTCGATGAAATAATATCACAGCCAACGGCATTAGAAAAAACATATAAGATTCTTAACCAGTTCGAGGTTCAAGCAGATAAAGAGGATTTAATTTATCTATTTACTGGCTGTGGAACCTCCTATTATTTGGCTATTTCAGCTTCCAGGTATTTTCAAGCAGTGACTGGAAAAGTTGCTTTAGCTATTCCAGCTTCTGAAATTTTCATGTTTTCTAACCAGGTTTTTGCTCCTGGTAAAAAATATAAATTAATCGCCATTTCCCGCTCTGGAACGACTTCCGAAATCATTCAGGCATTAAAACATATTGAAGGTAATGAACAGGTTACCACCCTTGCAGTAACCTGCAATGGAGATACTGACATGGTTAGGTTATCTAACGAAAGTATTAGTTTAGACCATATTAACGAAAAAAGTGTGGTTATGACGCAATCATTTACCAATATGTTGTACGCGCTTCAACTTTTCTCTGCTACAATTTCAGGAGATAAGGAGATTTGGAGTGAACTAGAACGAATTCCTGCATTAATGGAAAAAGTGATTAGCGAAGTCGACGTGCTAAAACAAGTGGCTGAAAATGAAGAGTTTGAGAGTTTTATCTTTCTTGGAGCAGGCGTATACAATGGCTTAGCCCGCGAAGCTACCTTAAAGTTAAAGGAAATGACACAAACTCAATGTGAAAGTTACTCCAACTTAGAATTTAGACATGGTCCTATTTCAATTGTTAACGAAAAGACCGCTGCCATCATTTTTACCATGAATGACACTAAGAACTTAGATGGAGCGTTAATTCAAGATATTCGTAATTTTGGTGGGTATACCATTGCAATTGGTGATATTGAAAATGAAGATTTTGCCGACAAAGTGGTTAATATTCGTTCGGGATTAAGTGATTTAAACAAAACCGTTCTACTCATGCCTGTTTTACAAATGCTAGCCTACTATCGTGCAATAAAACTCGGGTTAGACCCAGACAATCCTAAAAATTTAACACAAGTTGTAAACGTTTCCTTAACGTAA
- the pfkB gene encoding 1-phosphofructokinase yields the protein MITTVTLNAAIDKTYFIENFSLNRVNRTHGNVLIEPGGKGINVAKVLQQLDIPVSTTGFVGGFNGEFILNMLGQRGIHHNFLKINGESRICLNIIDRKLNSQTEILEAGASIPSEDWTQFKNKLENIAHNSEFVILSGSLPKGLPNDAYAELVNLIHHAGSKSIIDTSGIPLQHVIEAKPFMIKPNEEELLSICGRDKMSEEEIAVYTNKWNSQGIPFVVVSLGSKGVIVSAEGNAYRASPPIIDPVNPVGSGDSLVAGIAAGLHLKLKIEDIIKMGIAAGTANALESIAGSINLSKYKQLLNDVKVKQIK from the coding sequence TTGATTACAACGGTTACCCTAAATGCTGCAATTGATAAAACTTATTTTATAGAAAACTTTAGCTTAAATCGTGTTAATCGTACTCATGGTAATGTGTTGATTGAGCCTGGGGGAAAAGGAATAAACGTTGCGAAAGTTCTTCAGCAGCTGGATATTCCCGTAAGTACGACCGGATTTGTGGGTGGCTTTAATGGAGAATTCATTCTAAACATGTTAGGGCAGAGGGGAATCCATCACAATTTTTTGAAAATAAACGGAGAATCGCGTATTTGCCTGAATATCATTGATAGAAAGTTAAATAGCCAAACTGAAATTCTAGAGGCTGGCGCTTCCATTCCTTCTGAAGACTGGACACAGTTTAAAAATAAATTAGAGAACATTGCCCATAATAGCGAGTTTGTTATTTTATCCGGCAGTTTGCCTAAAGGATTGCCTAATGATGCATATGCTGAACTAGTCAATCTCATCCATCATGCGGGAAGTAAAAGTATAATAGATACGAGCGGTATACCCTTGCAACATGTTATAGAAGCGAAGCCATTCATGATTAAACCGAATGAAGAAGAGCTCCTTTCTATTTGTGGGCGCGACAAGATGAGTGAAGAAGAAATCGCTGTTTATACAAACAAATGGAATTCTCAAGGTATCCCTTTTGTTGTGGTTTCACTCGGAAGTAAAGGTGTCATTGTATCTGCAGAAGGAAATGCCTACCGGGCTTCGCCTCCAATCATCGATCCCGTTAATCCAGTTGGGAGTGGTGACTCACTTGTAGCAGGAATTGCTGCTGGATTACATTTGAAATTGAAAATAGAAGATATCATTAAAATGGGGATCGCGGCAGGGACAGCAAATGCCCTTGAATCCATTGCAGGTTCGATCAATCTATCAAAATATAAACAGTTACTAAACGATGTGAAAGTGAAACAAATAAAGTAA
- the fba gene encoding class II fructose-1,6-bisphosphate aldolase: MSFVTTKELLDDAYWNNYAVGAFAVHNLEILKAVVVGAESLGAPVIFQTTPGTIKYLGIEYIVEMTKIAAEKAKIPIALHLDHGDSFKTVMQCIRAGYTSIMIDGSHLPFEENIHLVKKVVEAAHFVNVPVEAELGTIGGVEDDLSVEDANAQLTNPDLAEEFVLRTNIDSFAPAFGTAHGLYKSEPKLNFELLDEINKRVKCPIVMHGASGVPEESVRHSLNYGVAKVNFSTELKIAFAEKLRTFMMDNPTQEDPRKYFVPAREAVEKIVKQKIEMLQKTPRFV, translated from the coding sequence ATGTCATTCGTCACAACCAAGGAACTTTTAGATGATGCATATTGGAACAACTATGCCGTAGGCGCTTTCGCGGTCCATAATTTAGAAATTTTGAAAGCTGTGGTTGTTGGTGCTGAATCTTTAGGTGCTCCAGTTATTTTTCAGACTACACCAGGAACAATTAAGTATTTAGGAATTGAGTATATCGTGGAGATGACGAAAATAGCAGCTGAAAAAGCTAAAATCCCCATTGCCTTACATTTAGATCATGGGGACAGCTTTAAAACAGTTATGCAATGCATAAGAGCAGGTTACACATCCATTATGATTGATGGTTCACACCTGCCTTTTGAGGAAAATATCCATTTAGTAAAAAAAGTAGTGGAGGCTGCCCATTTTGTAAATGTTCCCGTTGAGGCTGAATTAGGTACAATCGGGGGAGTTGAAGATGACCTCTCTGTCGAAGATGCCAATGCTCAATTAACAAATCCCGATTTAGCAGAAGAGTTTGTCCTTCGCACAAATATTGATTCCTTTGCTCCTGCTTTTGGAACTGCTCATGGCTTATATAAAAGTGAGCCTAAATTAAATTTTGAACTACTTGATGAAATCAATAAACGTGTGAAATGCCCGATTGTCATGCACGGGGCATCTGGAGTTCCAGAAGAAAGTGTTCGTCATTCACTAAACTATGGCGTTGCTAAGGTTAATTTTTCAACGGAGTTAAAAATCGCTTTTGCAGAAAAATTAAGAACGTTTATGATGGACAATCCAACACAGGAAGATCCTCGAAAGTATTTTGTCCCGGCACGAGAAGCAGTCGAGAAGATCGTAAAACAAAAAATAGAGATGCTTCAAAAGACTCCTAGATTTGTATAA
- a CDS encoding GntR family transcriptional regulator, with product MEKKINNESVIPLYYQLKEIIKENIENGDWLPGDKIPSEYQLISEYNISRNTVKKALDDLVQDGMLNRIQGKGTFVSKPKLEQSLTGFYSFSKVLRDKGMNPKDIIISLESKQANSRIARKLQIEENSEVIELRRLRCANEEPIILETSYLPKEKVINLTKEKLEKNSLYDILELEYGLIVTKAKEIFEPVLIGNFESQHLNVNEGLPALLLERIAYEANGLPIEFCSSIVRGDRCRFYTELI from the coding sequence ATGGAAAAAAAGATAAATAATGAAAGTGTTATTCCTCTCTATTATCAATTAAAAGAAATTATTAAAGAAAATATCGAAAATGGTGATTGGCTCCCAGGAGATAAAATCCCTTCAGAATATCAGCTTATTTCAGAATATAATATTAGCCGAAATACCGTAAAAAAAGCGCTGGATGATCTCGTCCAAGATGGAATGTTAAATAGAATACAAGGTAAAGGAACATTTGTGTCTAAGCCAAAGCTGGAGCAATCACTAACAGGTTTCTACAGCTTCAGTAAAGTATTGAGAGATAAAGGAATGAATCCAAAGGATATCATTATTAGTCTTGAGAGCAAACAAGCTAATTCCCGGATTGCTAGAAAACTGCAAATTGAGGAAAATTCAGAGGTTATTGAGCTAAGAAGGCTCCGTTGTGCAAATGAAGAACCGATTATTTTGGAAACTTCCTACCTGCCTAAAGAAAAGGTCATAAATTTGACCAAAGAAAAATTAGAAAAAAATTCGTTATATGACATCTTGGAATTGGAATACGGTTTAATCGTTACAAAAGCAAAAGAAATATTTGAACCTGTATTAATTGGAAATTTTGAAAGTCAGCATCTTAATGTGAATGAAGGTTTGCCAGCTTTGCTATTAGAACGAATCGCATATGAGGCTAATGGCTTGCCGATTGAATTTTGTTCATCGATCGTTCGTGGTGATCGATGCCGATTCTACACGGAACTTATTTAA